The Pecten maximus chromosome 11, xPecMax1.1, whole genome shotgun sequence genome has a segment encoding these proteins:
- the LOC117337314 gene encoding transmembrane protein with metallophosphoesterase domain-like (The sequence of the model RefSeq protein was modified relative to this genomic sequence to represent the inferred CDS: added 85 bases not found in genome assembly), whose product MATGLVLVTILNFFIKQVSDQTLRHRAAVIMAILYAMTMSMYGFYNTRKLPTITHTKIPVKDLPDNLEGLKITLLSDIHLGPVNGRREMVQIVKMVNNIQSDMVVMVGDLIDGGLNELSKAAAPIKNIKSKYGTFFVTGNHEYYAMDVDNWFVYLESKGVTVLHNSNVHLPKNAPPSQQICLVGTDDLEAVRIQYMGHGFYLDKAMEGCSKDQPVLLLAHQPMAAKMAFASKHRIDLILSGHTHGGQMFPLVIGAYLTNPYYLGLYPHGRNSHIYVSQGTNFWGIPMRTFTSREIAVITLTRKN is encoded by the exons TTATCATGGCAATATTATATGCTATGACAATGAGCATGTATGGGTTTTACAATACCAGAAAACTCCCCACAATAACGCATACAAAAATACCAGTGAAGGACTTGCCTGATAATTTAGAAGGACTTAAAATAACACTTCTATCTGATATACACTTGGGACCTGTAAATGGACGACGGGAAATGGTTCAGATTGTGAAGATGGTGAATAATATTCAGTCTG ATATGGTGGTGATGGTAGGAGACCTTATAGATGGAGGACTAAATGAACTCAGTAAGGCAGCAGCTCCGATAAAGAACATAAAGTCCAAGTATGGAACCTTCTTTGTAACCG GAAATCACGAGTACTATGCAATGGATGTAGATAACTGGTTTGTGTATCTAGAATCTAAAGGTGTCACTGTACTCCACAATTCCAATGTGCATCTCCCCAAAAACGCTCCACCCTCCCAACAAATTTGCCTCGTGGGAACAGATGATTTAGAGGCTGTGCGGATACA GTACATGGGTCATGGTTTTTACCTGGACAAGGCCATGGAGGGATGTAGTAAAGACCAACCTGTCCTGTTACTGGCCCATCAACCAATGGCCGCCAAAATGGCCTTTGCATCAAAGCATAGGATTGATCTTATTTTATCAG GTCACACACATGGAGGTCAGATGTTCCCACTGGTGATCGGTGCCTACCTGACAAATCCCTACTACCTTGGACTGTATCCCCACGGACGCAACAGCCACATCTATGTATCCCAGGGAACCAACTTCTGGGGTATCCCAATGCGTACCTTCACATCAAGAGAGATTGCTGTGATAACTCTCACAAGGAAAAATTAA